From Quercus robur chromosome 8, dhQueRobu3.1, whole genome shotgun sequence:
AAGAACTAACGTGAATTATATTTGTGGCTATAGAGAAAAGCTCAAGCAAGAAAATGCATTTTGCCTTTATGATTTATTAAAATACCTAAGAAATCCAATAAACTGTTCTCAACAGAATTTGGCATTCTAGCATCTTCTCTTACCAATATAACATGTGTATGGTATGGCCACTGTCTTAGCTTCCTCATTTAAATAGAAGGGTTGCTTGCTGGTGATCTTTTCGGGTGGCTCACAAGCACAGATGATAAATTTTCTTGTTTAAACTAATTACTAAACGAATGACATCAAATACCTTGATAAtagtttgaaaattgtttgccatgtttgtcatttttatttgctttttattACCAAATATTAAGTTTCACAAATTCCTAAACGTGTGTGCTTATGTTTGTCCTGATTGTAGGTATAAAGGAAGCTGTTCAAACAGAAAAGGCTCCTGCTGCCTTGGGACCATATTCTCAGGCCACAAAAGCCAACAACTTTCTCTTTGTGTCCGGTGTTCTTGGACTTGTTCCAGAGGTTTGTTGTGTCACCATGACAGTCTTGCTTATCACTTCCTATCTTAATTTTTCTTGTGGGTTTACATGTGCACTTGCATGTGCCTTGGAAATTATACTGCTGATATGTGCCAATGCACACAAGTAGTGCCAATGGGCTCTACCTCAAGTGGCACCTCTTccccttgtaagagcaaggtcGAGGCAAGGTCATGGGTTCATGACCTAGTGGGTGCGTGTATAAccttaccaattaaaaaaaaaaagtgttttgggTAACTGTACTGATGACATGTGATTTCTACATGCATACAGACTGGAAAGTTCATCTCAGATTCTGTGGAAGATCAAACTGAGCAGGTAAAGTAAATGACATGTACACtttcttttaatgtttttagGATACATCTACATATCTTCACCTCTCTGGCTGTTACCTTATTAGATTTCAATGTATTTGCATGTTCAGCAGAATATTGTAATTCTTGGTCTCTTTCCcatgtgtgtctatatatatatatatatatatatatatatatatttttttttttccttttccccttAACTCAACCATcatggaaattttttgtttgtcatAAATGTGGTTAAGTTCTCTTGGTGACATTTAGCTAGGCAAAAGATGTGCAATTGATGGCTCTTATTTCCAAATTGCAAAGCCAGCTGTTTTTTACTTACTCAGGCCAATGGAAAATTGTAGGTTCTCAAAAATATGGGGGAAATACTTAAAGCTGGTGGTGCGAGTTATGCTGCAGTAGTTAAGACAACAATTATGTATGAATTCCTCAATTCTTTGCTCTGTTGCCTTGATTTTAGAAATTGAATGTTGCAAAACAAATAAGTTTACCTATCATTGTTTGCTGCAGGTTAGCTGACCTTAAAGACTTCAAGAAAGTGAATGAGATTTATGCTAAATGTGAGTTCTATAATCAAACTAGATGTTTCGATGtcaatttaaaacttttattagGAATGCATACAACTACCCAGTCCACCATCTTTGCACTATGCATGTTGTGTTGAACcagataaaaatttgaacattaTAGATCATGAAATCCTGAGTTTTCTAGGTTTTAATTGATAGTTGTGACTCCTGCTCATAGAAAGATGACACTAATTTAACAAAGTGGAGTGTAATCCACTCACTAGTTATCAATTTGGTAGGTGTGAAAGCTTATCTGCTTCAGGGCTCAGCATAAATCTTATTTCTTGTGCCAGATTTGTAGTAGGTGCTATGAGTTTATGGTAGCAACTAGCAAGTATGGATAGCTTTCAAGCTAGACATTCCTTTTGGCCAAAAATTTGTTATCTCTCTGCTTATGCTGTTTAAGATGAACTcttctaaatttaatttttgatgtAATGTATAATCTACATTTCTTGAGGAGAGGTGACCTGATTTGGTATGTTGCTTCACTAAAGAATCTATAGCATTACCAAGTTCATTATATTGCATATGGTGATACAACTGGAAAAGTTGCTAAATCTCCCCGTCATCACACCTGCTTAAATGGTTTGTTATGCAGACTTTCCTTCACCTGCCCCTGCACGTTCAACATACCAGGTAGCAGCATTACCATTGGATGCCAAGATTGAAATTGAGTGCATTGCTGCAATATAAACTACATTCATGCTCGGAATTTGCCTCTTCACAAAGCTCAGTTAATAAGATGGGAGGCGTTTCTCCAATTTTTGGAGTTTGGCATGTGGATGTTGTTGTTATCATAAGAAACTACcataatcaaatttgaaaactaATTAGACAGCATCAACCAACACAAGGATGCCTAGATGTAGTTTCCTTGTTAGAGGAAATTTAATGGATGCATTTGGTTTACCCGAAGTTTGTTTGCCTTGGTTTTGCTGGTGATTGGATGctttaaaattgaaataagaAGATAGTTATGCTGTCCAATATTATATACTCTAGTCCAGGCAAGCACAATTAGTGCCATGCAGGCAAATGAGTTATGAATTACAATCTTCAATAGCCAAATTTAAAGGCTTGTGTGGCCATTAAATGCCAGTGAGCAGATCATGTGTTTTAGCATGACTGAAATGTCCAATAAACGTGCAGGCATTGTTTACATTGTTGATGTGTTATTATGGCTGAGTTTAGAGGGGTAAGAGCTGCCCCtaatctgaattttttatttatttatttttttttcagcctCTTTTGTTGTTCTTTAGCCCTTTTAGAATTGTGCTAGGGGCGAGCTGGGCATCTTCTTGTTTGTAATACTCCCCATGGCATCTTATTATTGCATCAGATCTTCTATTTTCACATTTAacacattaattaaaataaatattcaaccaattaaaaaattcaaggtCCTAATCCACCcgtaattacaaaaaaaagtaGACTAAAATAGGAATTTTCAGTATTAAGTGATTTGTCACTAAATGTTTTAGTATGACTATTCTTTTTTGTGTATAGTATAATCTTCTTTGGGAATTGGGATATgctaattaagaaatttaaatccAAAACCTTTTGAATTAGGGTTTGGCttattttcagtatttttttaactggaatttctttttgttttaatgagaaactgtcACATTAcccattaactaaataaaatgtgaagattAAAACCCACTACTACTTgttattgtgtatttaaaacaaaaggacacCTCCAATTAATAAAATCCTTTGAATCAAATGAGCATCATAGTAACACTACCAACAACTTAGGTTAGTTAACATGCTTGATTTAAAAGGATTGAGATCAGATTTATTGCatcaagtgatttttttttaccttctcaaaaaaagtgattttttttttttttttttttttttttttttttttttttaacttttaatcttAGCCATTATTAAAAGCGATTGCACATGGATCTAAGTATTTTCAAATGATCTCTATCCGATTAAAAAGTATGTAtgaattgaaagttgaaacaacagtcatgaataattttatttaagcaAAATATCACTGACAGAATTGTACACCaatttgttttggtaaaatatcAAAGAAGATGGAGTAGTAAACGAGTGGAGGAGAAATGCCCAAGAATGCCAAAATATCAATCAAAGCAACAAATATTAAGCTCCATTTAAAGCAAATTAAAGCACCACTTGCTCTCTATCAACACAATTCCATATCTTTCAAAATTCTCAGCCCACAGAATCATTAACCAATAACCACCATTCTAGCACCTGGTTTTGTTTATCTagttgttttctttcaattggTGTCCCCAGCTTGCTTCTCTGAGGCACGAAAACAAACCCAACAGTAGTGAAAATTCTAAGACTataaattattacataatttttttgtcacaaatttgaCGTAATAGATTGTGAGTGATTAATTATCACTTATACATGAATCCaccattttttctttaccaatcACACTTTACCACGtcaaaattatgataaaaagttgtaaaaaattatgtgattctagatttttccaaaaaataatcataatacaTTAGGAGGGAACCTCAGCCCTCATACACCATAAAGTTaaccaaaattttctcaaaaaaaaaaaaagttagtcataaaaaaaaaaaaaaattaattaggtGAGTTCTACCAGTGAAATTCACTCATTAGCCTCTCACAATTTCACGATTTAGTTAATATTTGTTCCCAAAGATCCTCTCAATGTCTCAGAAATCCGACTTCCCATGTGTATCAAGTTTCTCCTATAAGCAATGTCATAAAAAATGATGGCCCTGATAATCCAAATCAAATGAATCAATCAGTCTCACTCTCTCACAatattgaatattttattgagtCTGGTTAATGTATGTATACATTAATTGttcattttagaaattttttttaagaaatggaagaaattaaaaaaaaaaaaaagtttctcacattttatttttcctataaaatgTTTCCTACAATGATTTAATAACAGCTAAgagtttattttgtttcatgttGGGTTGAGAATGGACATgggtaaaatataaaatgaagttttattttattttgcagtTACAATAAAGAATTCAAACTTAGGTCAAGAGTTCAAAATTTAGGCTTTTCCATgtgtaattttcattatttttatataatgtgaCTAGGACATTAAGTCATGTAACTTTTACCTAGATTGCATTTAGTACCAAAACTGTGTAATGTTTTCAAGTTGTACCAAAGAAACTAGTATAAACCTACTCCAAGTATTATAATTTTCTTCATTCAATGGTTGGCACACAAGAAACATACTAGGATTATCACTATTAGGAAGAAAGTATGGGCTTGAAGAAATCTCCCAAAGTTGAAACTGAGAATGAGCACGTGTAGCTGTTGAAGTTGAAGCAGATTGAGTGCTCATGATGATCAAACAAGTTTTGAAGAATTGAGAAATTCAATCAAATCTTGAAGTCCAAAGGAGAATTGATGCTGAACTGAATGAGAAATTGAGAAAGATTTCGTACAAATTCAactcaaagaaaaggaaacaagaaATTCTGGTCAAGAATCGAAGAAATTCTGATGAAGAATCGaagaaaaaagaggggaaaGGAAACAAGAAT
This genomic window contains:
- the LOC126694604 gene encoding reactive Intermediate Deaminase A, chloroplastic: MAWCAVRSFNVPAVDMRALRTRAPLAAGAGFASVASTALWRSPKRSLPFACFAISTDSRIKEAVQTEKAPAALGPYSQATKANNFLFVSGVLGLVPETGKFISDSVEDQTEQVLKNMGEILKAGGASYAAVVKTTIMLADLKDFKKVNEIYAKYFPSPAPARSTYQVAALPLDAKIEIECIAAI